Proteins from one Malaya genurostris strain Urasoe2022 chromosome 2, Malgen_1.1, whole genome shotgun sequence genomic window:
- the LOC131432888 gene encoding uncharacterized protein LOC131432888 isoform X1, which translates to MHSSNTTYDIYNSLLCENIIIIPYKSSQVVKMENEDTVVLNEHILLQDFVESAPSEACKLLFKNSKLQLRELIDCREKEIYSLASKYSVLPQIVWNWIADWRKRNQLEYIAFVEENNIQKLESPDSSPHDLNISFGTVEVIDCIDADIEKIEHRVGTSKKKLTLLSPSHLRVLLEQTDYGKQILKHATTHKLSDAGQKLVVNTVAQFHLSLGRKTTAEIINDLSDVIICVFPKESKETYYLPKAGRSNPGGKLFSRINYIKQSERQRANKEAAHIASIIEDDSKSLELTTEEESAVQWLNQNISPWSTVLTLWEISFRARKQYLKQSNRVQQLINEYPQLQEEFGYQLLDIDYRNLGLGDPSECFKKWDTIFEPVAQYVNKNAKDPSSKRLLQGLRDASYSSDIRLLHLLHALSTVLIPVKASKGFKPTISVAQSDTFLLANSRDSGRTKLHDTLQILENLKLPASPKLVVIGESLETVTGQCYVIYKNLEYELPTIKRGLDVQLKLQIVLGLPVSSLSKLVWNFIEKFVYGLDPPHGSYLSVIKLADFLKNDNNNNSV; encoded by the exons ATGCATTCCTCAAACACAACTTATGATATTTATAACAGTCTACTTTGTGAAAATATCATAATTATTCCTTATAAAAGCAGTCAAGTCGTAAAAATGGAAAACGAAGACACCGTTGTTTTAAACGAGCACATTTTGCTTCAAGACTTTGTGGAAAGCGCACCATCTGAAGCGTGCAAAttactttttaaaaattcaaaattacaattGAGAGAGTTGATCGACTGCAGAGAAAAAGAAATATATTCGTTGGCTTCAAAATATTCCGTTCTTCCACAAATCGTTTGGAATTGGATTGCGGACTGGAGGAAAAGAAAT CAATTAGAATATATTGCTTTTGTTGAGGAAAATAACATCCAGAAATTGGAATCTCCGGACTCGTCTCCTCACGACTTAAATATTTCGTTTGGAACTGTAGAGGTCATTGATTGTATTGATGCTGATATCGAG AAGATAGAGCACAGAGTCGGAACCTCAAAAAAAAAGCTTACCCTTTTGTCACCATCCCATCTGCGCGTTCTTTTAGAACAAACCGACTATGGCAAACAAATATTAAAACACGCTACAACGCATAAGCTTTCCGATGCTGGCCAAAAACTAGTTGTGAACACAGTTGCACAATTTCATTTATCCTTAGGACGCAAAACAACAGCAGAAATAATTAATGATCTCAGCGACGTGATTATTTGTGTATTTCCTAAAGAGTCAAAG GAAACCTATTACTTGCCGAAAGCAGGacgatcgaacccaggtgggaagCTGTTTAGCCGAATCAATTATATAAAGCAGTCCGAACGTCAAAGAGCCAATAAAGAAGCTGCACATATTGCTTCCATAATTGAAGATGATTCAAAGTCTCTAGAGTTGACTACGGAAGAGGAAAGCGCAGTGCAGTGGCTCAACCAAAACATTTCTCCTTGGTCAACCGTACTCACACTGTGGGAAATTAGTTTCAGAGCGAGGAAGCAATATTTGAAGCAATCTAATCGCGTGCAGCAGCTGATCAACGAATACCCGCAATTGCAAGAAGAGTTCGGATATCAATTG TTGGACATTGATTATCGAAACCTTGGTTTGGGTGATCCAAGTGAATGTTTTAAAAAGTGGGATACTATTTTCGAGCCAGTTGCACAGTATGTGAATAAGAATGCAAAAGATCCATCGTCAAAGCGCTTGTTGCAAGGTTTAAGAGATGCCAGTTATTCTTCCG ACATACGTTTGCTTCATCTTCTCCATGCTTTGAGTACAGTGCTTATTCCTGTTAAGGCATCAAAGGGATTCAAACCAACAATATCGGTTGCACAATCGGATACTTTCCTGTTGGCTAATAGCAGAGATTCAGGCCGAACAAAACTCCATGATACACTGCAAATATTGGAGAATCTAAAGCTACCTGCTTCTCCAAAATTGGTAGTAATAGGTGAATCTTTGGAAACCGTTACGGGGCAATGCTACGTTATTTACAAAAACCTCGAGTATGAGTTGCCTACTATTAAGCGTGGGCTTGACGTACAATTGAAGCTACAGATAGTGCTAGGTTTACCGGTCTCGAGCCTTTCCAAATTGGTTTGGAATTTCATAGAGAAATTCGTGTATGGATTAGATCCACCGCATGGTAGCTATTTATCTGTAATCAAATTAGCCGATTTCTTGAAAaatgacaacaacaacaattccGTGTAA
- the LOC131432888 gene encoding uncharacterized protein LOC131432888 isoform X2 produces MTQQLEYIAFVEENNIQKLESPDSSPHDLNISFGTVEVIDCIDADIEKIEHRVGTSKKKLTLLSPSHLRVLLEQTDYGKQILKHATTHKLSDAGQKLVVNTVAQFHLSLGRKTTAEIINDLSDVIICVFPKESKETYYLPKAGRSNPGGKLFSRINYIKQSERQRANKEAAHIASIIEDDSKSLELTTEEESAVQWLNQNISPWSTVLTLWEISFRARKQYLKQSNRVQQLINEYPQLQEEFGYQLLDIDYRNLGLGDPSECFKKWDTIFEPVAQYVNKNAKDPSSKRLLQGLRDASYSSDIRLLHLLHALSTVLIPVKASKGFKPTISVAQSDTFLLANSRDSGRTKLHDTLQILENLKLPASPKLVVIGESLETVTGQCYVIYKNLEYELPTIKRGLDVQLKLQIVLGLPVSSLSKLVWNFIEKFVYGLDPPHGSYLSVIKLADFLKNDNNNNSV; encoded by the exons ATGACACAGCAATTAGAATATATTGCTTTTGTTGAGGAAAATAACATCCAGAAATTGGAATCTCCGGACTCGTCTCCTCACGACTTAAATATTTCGTTTGGAACTGTAGAGGTCATTGATTGTATTGATGCTGATATCGAG AAGATAGAGCACAGAGTCGGAACCTCAAAAAAAAAGCTTACCCTTTTGTCACCATCCCATCTGCGCGTTCTTTTAGAACAAACCGACTATGGCAAACAAATATTAAAACACGCTACAACGCATAAGCTTTCCGATGCTGGCCAAAAACTAGTTGTGAACACAGTTGCACAATTTCATTTATCCTTAGGACGCAAAACAACAGCAGAAATAATTAATGATCTCAGCGACGTGATTATTTGTGTATTTCCTAAAGAGTCAAAG GAAACCTATTACTTGCCGAAAGCAGGacgatcgaacccaggtgggaagCTGTTTAGCCGAATCAATTATATAAAGCAGTCCGAACGTCAAAGAGCCAATAAAGAAGCTGCACATATTGCTTCCATAATTGAAGATGATTCAAAGTCTCTAGAGTTGACTACGGAAGAGGAAAGCGCAGTGCAGTGGCTCAACCAAAACATTTCTCCTTGGTCAACCGTACTCACACTGTGGGAAATTAGTTTCAGAGCGAGGAAGCAATATTTGAAGCAATCTAATCGCGTGCAGCAGCTGATCAACGAATACCCGCAATTGCAAGAAGAGTTCGGATATCAATTG TTGGACATTGATTATCGAAACCTTGGTTTGGGTGATCCAAGTGAATGTTTTAAAAAGTGGGATACTATTTTCGAGCCAGTTGCACAGTATGTGAATAAGAATGCAAAAGATCCATCGTCAAAGCGCTTGTTGCAAGGTTTAAGAGATGCCAGTTATTCTTCCG ACATACGTTTGCTTCATCTTCTCCATGCTTTGAGTACAGTGCTTATTCCTGTTAAGGCATCAAAGGGATTCAAACCAACAATATCGGTTGCACAATCGGATACTTTCCTGTTGGCTAATAGCAGAGATTCAGGCCGAACAAAACTCCATGATACACTGCAAATATTGGAGAATCTAAAGCTACCTGCTTCTCCAAAATTGGTAGTAATAGGTGAATCTTTGGAAACCGTTACGGGGCAATGCTACGTTATTTACAAAAACCTCGAGTATGAGTTGCCTACTATTAAGCGTGGGCTTGACGTACAATTGAAGCTACAGATAGTGCTAGGTTTACCGGTCTCGAGCCTTTCCAAATTGGTTTGGAATTTCATAGAGAAATTCGTGTATGGATTAGATCCACCGCATGGTAGCTATTTATCTGTAATCAAATTAGCCGATTTCTTGAAAaatgacaacaacaacaattccGTGTAA